In the Spirochaetales bacterium genome, ACTCGTTTATTTTGGCGAACAGGCAATCGGATCGACGGAACATTTGAAAGATAAAATGTGGACGTCGCTTGCCGTGGACAACTGGCGAGTTACCCTCGCTTCGTCTTCCAGGATTGTCGATCGACAGCGGTATTGTATCGCAAAAGCCGTACAGACACGGGACGGGACTAATGTCATGGGTATCCGGATAAAGTTTCCCGAATCGGCTTTCAACTCGTACGCGGTTATCAAACCGCCGTTTGAAATCCAGGCCTACCAGAGAAAATACAAAATGTCGGGCGGGAACGTCGAGATGGGCGAAGAGGGTGTCGTCGAGGATGAAACCGATGTCGAAGGCAGCAAATTCGACAACAAAGGCGTATTAAAGAATGTCGGCGTCATAAAGACGATATCCGTCGATATTTACGGCGCCAATTATCCCCACGGGCTTGGTCTCATTCTGATGGACCAGAATTACGAAGAGAAAACCATTCATATCGGATATCTCAATTTCGAAGACTGGCGGACCCTTCAATGGGAAAATCCCAACTATATCGAGGATGTGAGAAACAGGCCGCTGCAAAAATATCCGCTCTATCCGCGGTCCGTTCCCTATATCAAACTGATCGGTTTTGTCATTTACCGTGACGCGAATGCGTGGGGCGGGGACTTCATCACCTACATCAAAAACATCAAAGTCACCTATGACGATGCGGTTATCGAGGGTGCCGAAACCGATATTGACCACGAAGCCACATGGGGTATTATCCGCGACAAGAACGAAAGAAGAAGAAAAGCGGAATACAGACGTCTCGGCGAACGGTTGCTGCTCGAGGTGATCGAACGACAGAAAACGGCCGAAATCAAGGAAGAGACGGGCGAGAAATAAGTATGTACTGTTTACATTAGAAACAGCGAATCATTTCAAATGATAAAAAAAGGCTGTCCCGGATACACTCCGGACAGCCTTTTTTATATATAAAACGTATTAATAGCGGCGAAGGGATTTGAACCCCTGACCCAGCGGATATGAGCCGCTTGCTCTACCACCTGAGCTACACCGCCACAGTATAAATAACGGCCTACTATACCAACATGAACCGGAATTGTCAAGAGAATCGGGTTATTTTAACGGTATACCCCGGATATCTTTTTTAATGTATATCCCGCAGGAAAACATCATAGAGATGACAGCGACAGGAGAACATGTTTGGCTTTTTATATGAATACTTGACTATCGGATATAATCGACTATGATTAATGATGATAAACTCAATCGATTCCATAAACGAATCAAGGAGGCCATATGGAAAAGTATTTTTTTTCTCTCCTTTTGGTAATCCTGCTCGTGACAATATTCCCCGCTTACGCGGACGATGAAGATGAAGGTGAGGCGCGTTACACGGATGTTGAAATGGCGACGAAAAGGATCGATTCGCTTAAGAAAGATAATGAGGATTATCGCAAAAAAATCGACGAAATCGAAGGCCAGATTGACAACACATCGAATCTTGAAGCGGAAGCGGATCGCCTTCTAGAATAAGGCAAAAACATCGCACGTGTTTCATCCGTTCCGTTTTCGTAAATGCAAACCATATGTTCACACCGCCGACAAGCAGCCTGTACGCCCGATATTGCGCATGTTTCTTTTCGGTTTATTTTCCGTCTGTACACTCACTTCGGTCTATTATTGTTTCAGATTTCTCCAGACACCATACACGGGGTTTCATCTGAAACACCCCCCATTCACGGTGAAAGACGATGCTGTGTATTTCCGGACGGAATTTCCCTTTTCTCCGGCAGTCACTTCAGGCCTAATCAGCGGGAGAGACCGTATAAAGTCGATCGACATGATGGAAATCCACACGGTTGGAGACGCATTAAAGATTCTTTATAGCAAAACCGATTTTTCTCCCATCACCATCCTGGCTTTGCGCGACGATTCCATGCCGTACCGGATAACGATTTCACCGTACTTCAACCTCTTCCGCGTGGAATGGATGCTGATCGTTCTGTCGTCGTGTGTAGCGGGATACATCGGTTTTTACCTTTGCTTCGCATTTTATGATCGTCTCGAACACAGCGTCATGGCCTCCGCCGCGATCCTCGCAATGATGGGCGGTTGTGTCGTTCCTTTTTCTTACACGTCGGTTTTTTCGTTCATACTGTCCCACACGGAATTGTTCGTTTTCTGGGCGGTTTACTTCTGCCTCAGGTTGACGACGCAAAAAGACAGGGTTAAAAAAACAACCTCGGATGCGATTATCCTCCTTTTTCTTTTTATCATCTATCTTTTTTTTCGGGTATATGTTTTTCATGTATGGTCAGTCACCGGTGAGGATCGGTGGTTTGTGATCCTGGCCGAAGCGGAAAAAATCAACTATATCGTTTTGGGCTTGTTATCCGCGTTAGTCATACTACTGCTGATGCGTGCACGCGCCGCAGCGCGTATAAAAAAACAAACCGACTGGATCCTTTCAGGATTTATTCTCTGGATGGGTCCTCTGTTCTTTTTTGAACAGCTGCCCCGGATTTTGGAATATACGGGCATACGGAATATGAGTCTTGATTATTATTCATCCGTTTTCTTTATCATATTTGCCGTATTTTACCTGATCGGGATCATTCGACAATCTTCGGAGGACGGACGCGCCGTAATGCCTAAATCACTTGCGTATATTCTGGTGGTCGCGGGATCCCTGTTCATGTATTCGACGTGCCTGGTACCCCTGACTACACTGATGGCTTCAGCATCCGTTATGCCCCCGCGATATACATTGATGGTAAGTGCCTTTCTTCTTTTTTTGTTTCTTCTTCCCCTCGCATTATCGATTAGCGTTATTGTGAAAAAAAAATACGACAGGAAAACAACGAATTCGATTCAGGCAACGTTTCCGGAATTATCGCTTTCCGAATTACAAAAAAGTTATTCGGATATCACTGCGGCATTCGGGGAATTAAAAGAAAATTTCACCGCGGCCCTCCAGACGGAAAAATTACACGATATTGCAGGCGTGGTCAGGGGAATGACGCGGGTGATAAAAAACACCATCCTTCGGGTGGAAAAGGGATGTATGCTTATGAAAGGCAGACTCGGTTCTCTGGTCCAACTCAAATCAAAAGACAGCGGATACGATGCGTTGAAGTATAAAAAAAGAATCAGGGATATGGAACATACGATTATCGTCATACACAAAGGGTGTTTGGATTGTCTTTTATTGTGCGACCGGTTTTCCGGTACGGTCCGCGAAACCCCGTCGATCGTAACATCGATCGATTGCCGCACCCTGGTAAAACAGGCGGTTTGTGAAATAAAAAAATTATTTCCCGATACAAAAATCCCGATTACCGTTGAAAAAGGTGTCAGGATTCAATGCCGGCCGGCTGAAATAATCAATGCACTCACCGCCATTCTTCAAAACGCGCAGGAAGCATGTACGTCGACATCCGCGTGCATAACGGTCGATGTATGCAGGCAAGCGGGTAGTGTAACGATTAAAATAGCCGACAGGGGTTCCGGTCTCGCCGGCTCAAACCGAAAACGTCTTTTTGAACCGTTTTATTCGACAAAAGAACATCATTTTGGCCTCGGACTCTTTATGAGTAAAATTTTCATTGAAAAAAACTCGGGAAGCATTGAAATCAGCGGAAACGAAAGGAAAACATACGTCATCCTCACATTCAAATCCGCGCGGTAGCCTCGGTATCGGGGTTAAAAAAAGAAAATAATTGAAATTGGAAGCGGAATCAATATAATAATAGGTATCATGCTGTCATTTTCTCGTATATTACAATTAACGGAAAGGGATTGGCAATTGATTCAACATGAAAGACAATTGCCGCAAACGATAAAAGTATGTGGTTTGGGGGTATCATGGAAAAAGAAATAACGACTTTACTTTCTGCAGTCACGATGGGTAAAGTGGAAATCGGATTTGTCCTTTTTGATGAAAACAAAAAGGTCATCTATGTGAATGATTTTGTCGAGACCGTTACCGGATATACAAAAAGCGAATTGATCGGTACGCAATTGTTCGACAGTATTGTCAAGGATGAAAAATATCGCGAGCTTTCGCTTGCGAAACTGAGTAATTGTTACGATCGTCCGTTTAATGATTTTGATGTCACGATCGTTCAAAAGGACGGCAAGGCCGCCGTTTTTCATCTCCAGGGATCTTCCTTCACGGAAGAAGGAACACATTACGCGGTTATCGTGATACAGGACATTACAAAGAAAAAGGAGTTCGAGAAGGTCATTGAATCGACGTATGACAATATCATGCAGTCGACGATCGATCTCGATGCGGCGCTGAAAAAAATAAAGGAACAGCGAAGGGTACTCGAAGAATACAAGACAAAAATGGAACGGGAACTCAATGTCGCAAAGACGGTCCAGAAAGCGATTATTCCCAAAGAATTTCTTCGCAACGAGTATGTGGAAATATGGGGTGTCTCGATACCGAATGATGAATTGGGCGGGGACTATTTCGATCTTTTCAGACCCGATGCTTCCAAACTCGGAATACTGATCGCCGATGTTTCCGGTCACGGTGTTCCGTCCGCACTTATCACGACAATGATCAAGGTATATTTCGAACGTTACGCAAAGGAGTTTGCGGTACCGGAGAACGTTTTTATTCAAGTGAATAATGAAGTGACGAAAACATTACAGGAAACGGGTTTGTACCTGACCGCCTTCTACAGTATCGTCGACCTCGATACGATGATTATTACCAGTACCTGTGCGGGCCATGATTTCGCAATCTGCTACGATCCAAAAAAGGACGAAATATCACAACTGGGGAAAACGGAAAAGGGTACGATTATCGGAACATTTGAAGAAGCGGAATATGATTCATCTTTGTTCCAGCTTGAAAATGGAAACAAGGTGTTGTTTTTTACCGATGGAATAACCGAAGCCCGTAATAAAAACGGAGATTTTTTCGGCATTGAACGACTGATCAAGCTGCTGAAAAAACACAAGAACAAAAGGCCGAAAGAGTTTATCGATTTACTGATCGATGAGCTCAATGCATTTTCCGTCGACGCCCCCGCCCAGGATGACCGGACAATAATCATGCTCGATGTGTTGAAAATACCGGATCCGGAGGATGTTTCCGAAGAAAAATTGAAAACAATTATCGATACCGCATTTAGAAACGGAAGGAAATATGTCAAGGAAAAACAATACAGTGCCGCCGTCAACGAATTTCTGAAGATCATCAAGTTCGACAGCAATTCTTCCGGTGCGTACTCATATCTGGGACAGGTATTCGGAATATTCGGAGATTTCGAGAAAGCGGAAGAATGCCTGAATAAGGCGATCGAGTTGAATCGATCTTATGTTCAGGGATACTATTTTCTCGGCATCATTCTCTATAAAGAAAAAAAATATGAGGAAGCAAAAGCCTGCTGGTTGAAATTAAAAGAGATCGCCGGAGATTTCAAAAACGTCGACGATTATATCAAAAAACTCGAAAAAATGGGGATTTGATTGATAAACAGCTCATTGACGGTTTCTTTTTTATTTTTCACGTTGTTTTGGTCACGATGGCTTTTTACGTAACGATGAAAAGGTGTCTATTTTTGGAATCTTCCTCTTGAAATTCCCTGTAATTGCCTTTATTATGAATCGCCTGTCATTGAAAATTATTCATGCAAGAGGTTAAAAAAGGAAACGAGGGAGATGGCTGTAAAAAAGAAAAAGATGAGTATCGTATCGACACTCACCCCATACAAAAAATATCTCATACCCGGACTGGTTGTTCTTTTCGCTGTCATATTCTTTTCCGTTGTGATGGCAATGGTAGGCGGTGTTAACGCACGGCTTTCGGATATCATCAGGAATTTGGCTAAAACAAGGGATGATATCGATGTGATCAATCAGAGTCTACTCCTTTCCATCGCCCATACCAACGAAATGAGAACCCATTTGGGATTATCGGTAAAAACATATCCCATTAATGAAAAAACCGATCCGGAAGAAGCGGATGAAGCCGAAGGCAGGGAGAATCTCGCTTTTTTCAAGGCGATCGAAACGATGTTTTCATCCTATGCCGATGAAACGTATACCAGGAAATTCGATTCGATTGCAGAAGACGAGAGGTTGATCGATATCGTCAACCGATACGGATTTCAGACGGAAAAAGTTGAACCGTATACGTTACGGCTCATGAAAAACAAAACGGAATGGTTCTCCCTGCAATACATGCCGGAAGGGGATACCCTTACGATTAGCACTCTCTCGGGCGATTATCTCGAGGGGGTGAGTCCCGGAAAGGATGCGGCCGTAAAAATCGAAGGCCTCATCCCGCGGGTCGACTTATATAATTCGAAACTCAACGTCGCTTTAGGGCAATTGAAGAACATCGAGAGCGTCACCGCAGTCGGACAGGCACTCAGGAACAAGGAACTGACAGTCGCATTATCTTCCGAAGATACTGATAAATATTCATATAATGTCAATAAAGGCAGCAAGAACTTCGGGAATATCGGTTTATATAAAAAAGGCTGCCTGTTTTTTATTAATGATCACATCTATGATTCGTTCGAGCTTTTTTATGAAGATTTTCTTTCCTATGTCGTCGATCTCGACACAAGGGATGAGCGGGCGAGACGGTTTTCGGATGCTTTGGAAACCCTTCAGAATATATTTACCGATAAAGCATTTTTAACACTTCTTGAATCGAAAGGCCTTCATATCGTCCAGACATCGAGGAAGGATGAATATTTTACCTATTATGACGTGGTTGACAAAAGCGGGGCGCATATCGGGAGTTTTGCCGTCGATATGATGCATTTTGAAATTTATATCATGGACTCAGACGATATTCAGATCGGTTCGATCAAATCCCTCATGGAACGCGGTGGTGAAGAGACAAAAAAAAAAATAAGCCTGCCGGAGACAATACCGCAAATTGAGGGTTTATATCATTCGGAAGATACACTCAATCTTCTTCTTTGCGGCTCCAATGTAAACAATACCGATACGATCATGATCCTTCACATCGACCGGAAGGAGAAAAAGATAACGATCGTCAGCGTTCCACGCGATCTCTACTATAAAGGCCGGAGAATCAATACGGTCTACTGGGCGTGGGGGCCGAATCAGCTGCTTCGGGAACTCGAAGAGATAACGGGATTGAAAATTGAAAAATTCATGCATATCGATATGTTCGCCTTTATCGACGTGGTGGATATTCTCGGGGGTATCGACATTTACCTCTATCATGATCTTATCGATCCGACCTATAAAATAAAGGAAAACGGGAAATGGGAGACCCTGTGTTATAAAAAGGGGACCTATCACCTCAATGGCGTGCAAACCCTGCGCGTCGCGCGATCACGGCATTACTCGACCGATTTCGACAGATCACGTCGACAGCAGACGATTATTATGGCGATCCGCGACCGGCTGAAGGAAATGAGTATCTTCAATCTCGATAAAATATATCAAATCATTTCGACACTTCTGAAATACGTCAGAACAAACATTACCCCCCTCGAAATGGCGTATTATTTCAATACCTTCAAGGATTATCGCATCAACGCGCAAAACACCCTCGATACCACCAATGTTCTTTATGCGACCTATTCCAATATCTATCTGCTCGGAAGCGATTTCGATGAAAGCCGGCTTGACGAGAATTTCAACAAGGGTGCCTGGATACTCCTCCCCATAAACAATGACTTCAATCTCGTCAAATGGTATGTCCGAGAACTCATTACCAATGGTAAAATCAAACCGGAAACGATGGAAGAAAAAAGAGTCGCCATGGAATAGCCGTTGGAAACATGCGGAGATACCGGGCTGTAGACATAATGAGGAGATTGGTTTACATTAATGCTATAGCCGGATTATCAATCCTTTGCTATAAAATTTTTACCTTTTTATAAGGAGGTCTTGTATGGGAGAACTGGTTCCAAGACAGCAACTCGTTAAACAGGCAATGGTCGGAGTCGGAGGTATAGGGGGCGGCATCATACTGCTCGCGCTCGGCGGAGTGGGATTCTGGCCGGGAATCATTATCGGCGGGCTTATCGGCATCGTCGGACTGGCTATGGCCGCTTCAAAAAAAGACAAAGGCGCCGGTCTTATCGTCGCGGGCGGTGGTATCGTGTATGCGTTATCCCGGCTTCCTTTTTTGAAACCCATCGCCGGCTTTCTGCTCGGTGCGGGCGGTATCGCCTTGATTGCCGTCGGCGCTTATTCGGCCTATAAATTCATAAAAAACCTGAATGCCAGACGATAACAGCCATTCGGTATGAACGTGAATACCTACTGGATCGAGACCTACGGCTGTCAGATGAACAAAGCCGAAAGCGGGTCCATGGAAGACCAGCTCGATACGCGGGGATGGGTCCGCGCCGAACGCGATACCGATGCCGATGTCGTTATTCTCAACACCTGTTCCGTGAGAAAAACGGCCGAGACACGGATATGGGGGCGGATCGGTCATTTTAAACATATCAAGGAGACGCGTCCCCAGACACTCATTGTCACCGGATGTATGGCGGAAAGGCTGAAGGACAAATTCTTCAAAAAGACTCCTGAAGTGGATATTGTGATAGGAAATTTCAACAAGCATACGCTCGGTGATATTTGCGACTCACTCTCCGCAAACGGGAGCAAACATCTCCATGCGGATCATGATTCATACCGTTTTCTCAAGACACACGGGATGACCGGGGCAAAGGCATTTGTCCCGGTCATGCACGGATGCAATAATTACTGTTCATACTGTATCGTCCCTTATGTACGCGGTCCCGAGGTGTCCCGCGATCCGGATGAAATACTCGGGGAGATCCGGCGGCTCGATGGCGAAGGGGTAAAGGAAATAACCCTCCTCGGACAGAATGTCAATTCATATCGCTATAGCGATAACGGCTCCTTCATCGATTTTCCGGCGCTCCTCGAGTGGGTTCTATCCGCCGTGAAGCATATCGAATGGATCAGGTTCCTCACATCGCATCCAAAGGATATATCGAAAGGATTGATCCGCCTGATCGCAGAACAGCCATCTCTCTGCCGCCATATTCATCTGCCGGTACAGCACGGTTCGGACAGGATCCTTTCGCTGATGAACAGGGGGTATACCGCATCCGATTACAGGGAACTCGTTCGGGAGATCAAAAAAAACGTCAGCGGCATCACGCTTTCAACCGATATTCTGATTGGGTTCCCCGGCGAAACGGAGGACGATTTCAGGGCGACAATCGGGTTCATGAAAGAAATCGAATTCGAGGACGCCTTTATGTACCGATACAACAGAAGGGAAGGAACAGCTGCCGCGACAAT is a window encoding:
- a CDS encoding flagellar protein, whose translation is MRRLLILVTIMGLLICNMVFSQSDVGETFIDFNELVANKSMDDGREENLETLVYFGEQAIGSTEHLKDKMWTSLAVDNWRVTLASSSRIVDRQRYCIAKAVQTRDGTNVMGIRIKFPESAFNSYAVIKPPFEIQAYQRKYKMSGGNVEMGEEGVVEDETDVEGSKFDNKGVLKNVGVIKTISVDIYGANYPHGLGLILMDQNYEEKTIHIGYLNFEDWRTLQWENPNYIEDVRNRPLQKYPLYPRSVPYIKLIGFVIYRDANAWGGDFITYIKNIKVTYDDAVIEGAETDIDHEATWGIIRDKNERRRKAEYRRLGERLLLEVIERQKTAEIKEETGEK
- a CDS encoding HAMP domain-containing histidine kinase — protein: MFLFGLFSVCTLTSVYYCFRFLQTPYTGFHLKHPPFTVKDDAVYFRTEFPFSPAVTSGLISGRDRIKSIDMMEIHTVGDALKILYSKTDFSPITILALRDDSMPYRITISPYFNLFRVEWMLIVLSSCVAGYIGFYLCFAFYDRLEHSVMASAAILAMMGGCVVPFSYTSVFSFILSHTELFVFWAVYFCLRLTTQKDRVKKTTSDAIILLFLFIIYLFFRVYVFHVWSVTGEDRWFVILAEAEKINYIVLGLLSALVILLLMRARAAARIKKQTDWILSGFILWMGPLFFFEQLPRILEYTGIRNMSLDYYSSVFFIIFAVFYLIGIIRQSSEDGRAVMPKSLAYILVVAGSLFMYSTCLVPLTTLMASASVMPPRYTLMVSAFLLFLFLLPLALSISVIVKKKYDRKTTNSIQATFPELSLSELQKSYSDITAAFGELKENFTAALQTEKLHDIAGVVRGMTRVIKNTILRVEKGCMLMKGRLGSLVQLKSKDSGYDALKYKKRIRDMEHTIIVIHKGCLDCLLLCDRFSGTVRETPSIVTSIDCRTLVKQAVCEIKKLFPDTKIPITVEKGVRIQCRPAEIINALTAILQNAQEACTSTSACITVDVCRQAGSVTIKIADRGSGLAGSNRKRLFEPFYSTKEHHFGLGLFMSKIFIEKNSGSIEISGNERKTYVILTFKSAR
- a CDS encoding SpoIIE family protein phosphatase → MEKEITTLLSAVTMGKVEIGFVLFDENKKVIYVNDFVETVTGYTKSELIGTQLFDSIVKDEKYRELSLAKLSNCYDRPFNDFDVTIVQKDGKAAVFHLQGSSFTEEGTHYAVIVIQDITKKKEFEKVIESTYDNIMQSTIDLDAALKKIKEQRRVLEEYKTKMERELNVAKTVQKAIIPKEFLRNEYVEIWGVSIPNDELGGDYFDLFRPDASKLGILIADVSGHGVPSALITTMIKVYFERYAKEFAVPENVFIQVNNEVTKTLQETGLYLTAFYSIVDLDTMIITSTCAGHDFAICYDPKKDEISQLGKTEKGTIIGTFEEAEYDSSLFQLENGNKVLFFTDGITEARNKNGDFFGIERLIKLLKKHKNKRPKEFIDLLIDELNAFSVDAPAQDDRTIIMLDVLKIPDPEDVSEEKLKTIIDTAFRNGRKYVKEKQYSAAVNEFLKIIKFDSNSSGAYSYLGQVFGIFGDFEKAEECLNKAIELNRSYVQGYYFLGIILYKEKKYEEAKACWLKLKEIAGDFKNVDDYIKKLEKMGI
- a CDS encoding LCP family protein; this encodes MAVKKKKMSIVSTLTPYKKYLIPGLVVLFAVIFFSVVMAMVGGVNARLSDIIRNLAKTRDDIDVINQSLLLSIAHTNEMRTHLGLSVKTYPINEKTDPEEADEAEGRENLAFFKAIETMFSSYADETYTRKFDSIAEDERLIDIVNRYGFQTEKVEPYTLRLMKNKTEWFSLQYMPEGDTLTISTLSGDYLEGVSPGKDAAVKIEGLIPRVDLYNSKLNVALGQLKNIESVTAVGQALRNKELTVALSSEDTDKYSYNVNKGSKNFGNIGLYKKGCLFFINDHIYDSFELFYEDFLSYVVDLDTRDERARRFSDALETLQNIFTDKAFLTLLESKGLHIVQTSRKDEYFTYYDVVDKSGAHIGSFAVDMMHFEIYIMDSDDIQIGSIKSLMERGGEETKKKISLPETIPQIEGLYHSEDTLNLLLCGSNVNNTDTIMILHIDRKEKKITIVSVPRDLYYKGRRINTVYWAWGPNQLLRELEEITGLKIEKFMHIDMFAFIDVVDILGGIDIYLYHDLIDPTYKIKENGKWETLCYKKGTYHLNGVQTLRVARSRHYSTDFDRSRRQQTIIMAIRDRLKEMSIFNLDKIYQIISTLLKYVRTNITPLEMAYYFNTFKDYRINAQNTLDTTNVLYATYSNIYLLGSDFDESRLDENFNKGAWILLPINNDFNLVKWYVRELITNGKIKPETMEEKRVAME
- the miaB gene encoding tRNA (N6-isopentenyl adenosine(37)-C2)-methylthiotransferase MiaB; the protein is MNVNTYWIETYGCQMNKAESGSMEDQLDTRGWVRAERDTDADVVILNTCSVRKTAETRIWGRIGHFKHIKETRPQTLIVTGCMAERLKDKFFKKTPEVDIVIGNFNKHTLGDICDSLSANGSKHLHADHDSYRFLKTHGMTGAKAFVPVMHGCNNYCSYCIVPYVRGPEVSRDPDEILGEIRRLDGEGVKEITLLGQNVNSYRYSDNGSFIDFPALLEWVLSAVKHIEWIRFLTSHPKDISKGLIRLIAEQPSLCRHIHLPVQHGSDRILSLMNRGYTASDYRELVREIKKNVSGITLSTDILIGFPGETEDDFRATIGFMKEIEFEDAFMYRYNRREGTAAATMDDNVDESIKLKRLDEIIRLQRDISLKKKKLKCGTTAKVLVETVSKKNRGELLGRTEQDEMVVFAGSPHRIGTFLNVELLSLKGNTFWGKENI